From a region of the Gossypium raimondii isolate GPD5lz chromosome 10, ASM2569854v1, whole genome shotgun sequence genome:
- the LOC105776803 gene encoding uncharacterized protein LOC105776803: MMDCNKEEAIRAKDIAEKKMQNKDFSGALRVAAKAQQLFQDLESISQMIVVCDVHCAAEKRLYGNEMDWYAILKVDQTADEATIKKQYRKFALQLHPDKNKFPGAEAAFKLIGDAQRTLLDQGKRSSHDMKRKVTVNRPSPAAACRPPQNSSWFPHAAAQNNFHANFPGLNSQQQRQQPTQTGSSNGRPTFWTKCPYCTVKYQYYTEILNRSIRCQTCKKNFVAYDSGAVPPASKMSRPKFPQQGVAQNQGACGVDQRSQRSFTVENVFTGFTPNAPHTTEARKGKGNSKRGKKQTVESSGSSNESDEDMVIDGNGDVLVGKQSNSQAEQNVRRSGRRKKHISYKVNLSDEEDLGSLPKKTKTSGSPCANEETKEMPNEDESKQKNRAGEVKYQNARDHREGKGFKSSFLKELSDGDDLRKPGKAYADGLKENLNPIVDDSVSDLSQKETKEPLVFACANPEFYDFDNDKKESSFSVGQIWALYDTLDAMPRFYARIRKIFSSGFKLKITWLEPDPDDANEIEWVGEGLPVSCGKFKHGASENTEDCLMFSHLLYWEKGTCRDTYKIFPRKGETWALFKNWNINWKSGSGTDKKYKYEFVEILSGGVEGAGIQVAYLNKVKGFVSVFSRMSKNGVDTFVVPRNELFRFSHMVPSFVLTGKERKGVPKGSFELDTAALPEEIAVPKVLKANGDSRHLSSSYSAACEIPKPTVGSDEPALSASASKIFEIPESEFYNFDADKTKEKFLVGQVWALYGDDDGLPKYYGEIKNIESHPVFKIHVTWLLPCQSERRTEWYDTSMPTCCGRFSRKGSQVYTSTDSFSHKLKAESTGTKDEFAISPRQGEIWALYRNWTPQIKCSDLENWYYDIVLVMKEINGCIEVLMLERVDGFNSVFRVQAKGGSNVAAEISWVDQLRFSHQIPFFELTEERNGSLRGCWELDPAALPVHYFS, translated from the coding sequence ATGATGGACTGCAACAAGGAAGAGGCCATCAGGGCCAAAGACATTGCGGAGAAGAAGATGcaaaataaagatttttctGGTGCTCTTAGAGTTGCAGCCAAGGCCCAGCAACTATTTCAGGATCTGGAGAGCATATCTCAGATGATAGTGGTGTGTGATGTGCATTGTGCTGCCGAGAAACGATTGTATGGCAATGAGATGGATTGGTATGCCATACTTAAGGTTGATCAGACAGCTGATGAAGCTACAATCAAGAAGCAGTATAGAAAATTTGCCCTTCAACTTCACCCGGATAAGAACAAGTTTCCTGGTGCAGAAGCTGCTTTTAAGTTGATCGGGGATGCACAAAGGACACTTTTGGATCAAGGTAAAAGATCTTCTCATGACATGAAACGCAAAGTTACTGTTAATAGACCATCTCCAGCTGCAGCATGTCGCCCCCCACAGAACTCAAGTTGGTTTCCACATGCAGCTGCTCAGAATAACTTCCATGCCAACTTTCCTGGCTTGAATTCTCAACAGCAACGACAACAACCAACTCAAACTGGTTCCTCCAATGGCCGGCCCACTTTCTGGACCAAGTGTCCTTACTGTACAGTTAAGTACCAGTATTATACAGAAATACTTAACAGATCTATTCGCTGCCAAACTTGCAAGAAGAACTTCGTTGCCTATGATTCAGGTGCAGTTCCACCGGCAAGTAAAATGAGTCGGCCAAAGTTTCCCCAACAAGGAGTTGCACAGAATCAGGGTGCTTGCGGAGTTGATCAAAGGTCTCAAAGGAGTTTCACTGTTGAGAATGTTTTTACAGGCTTTACTCCAAATGCACCTCATACTACTGAGGCTAGAAAGGGAAAGGGGAATAGTAAAAGAGGAAAGAAGCAAACTGTTGAATCCAGTGGAAGCAGCAATGAGTCTGATGAGGATATGGTGATTGATGGAAATGGTGATGTTCTGGTTGGAAAGCAGTCTAATTCTCAAGCAGAGCAGAATGTGCGGAGATCTGGTAGGCGTAAGAAGCACATTTCATATAAGGTGAATTTAAGTGATGAGGAGGACCTTGGTAGCCTTCCAAAAAAGACTAAAACAAGTGGATCACCCTGTGCCAATGAAGAAACTAAAGAAATGCCTAATGAAGACGAGTCGAAACAGAAAAATCGAGCTGGTGAAGTGAAATATCAGAATGCAAGGGATCATAGAGAAGGTAAGGGTTTTAAGTCAAGCTTTTTAAAGGAATTGAGTGACGGGGATGATCTTAGGAAACCTGGGAAAGCTTATGCTGATGGCCTTAAGGAAAATTTAAACCCCATTGTTGATGATTCTGTGTCAGATTTGAgccaaaaagaaacaaaggagCCCCTGGTTTTTGCATGCGCGAATCCAGAGTTTTATGACTTTGACAATGATAAGAAAGAAAGCAGTTTTTCAGTAGGTCAGATTTGGGCTTTGTATGATACGTTGGATGCCATGCCTAGATTCTATGCTCGGATCAGAAAAATCTTCTCTTCTGGGTTCAAGCTGAAAATAACCTGGCTAGAACCAGATCCAGATGATGCAAATGAAATAGAATGGGTCGGAGAAGGTTTACCGGTTTCTTGTGGTAAGTTCAAACATGGGGCCTCTGAAAACACTGAAGATTGTCTTATGTTTTCCCATTTGCTATATTGGGAAAAAGGAACTTGTAGAGATACCTACAAGATATTTCCAAGAAAGGGAGAAACTTGGGCCCTTTTCAAGAACTGGAATATCAATTGGAAGTCTGGTTCTGGCACTGAcaagaaatataaatatgaatttgttGAGATCTTATCTGGGGGTGTTGAAGGTGCAGGTATACAggttgcttacttaaataaggTAAAAGGCTTTGTTAGTGTATTCTCTCGAATGAGTAAGAATGGAGTTGATACATTTGTAGTTCCGCGCAATGAACTATTCCGGTTTTCCCACATGGTACCATCCTTTGTACTGACTGGTAAAGAGAGAAAAGGGGTGCCCAAAGGTTCCTTTGAACTCGACACAGCTGCTTTGCCTGAAGAAATTGCTGTTCCTAAGGTCTTGAAGGCGAACGGTGATAGCAGACATCTTAGTAGCTCTTATTCGGCTGCTTGTGAAATACCGAAGCCTACTGTGGGATCTGATGAACCTGCTCTTTCAGCTTCGGCCTCAAAAATCTTTGAAATCCCAGAATCTGAATTCTACAATTTTGATGCCGACAAAACCAAGGAAAAGTTTCTTGTTGGTCAGGTCTGGGCACTGTATGGTGATGATGATGGCTTACCAAAGTACTATGGTGAGATTAAGAACATCGAGTCCCACCCGGTTTTCAAAATACATGTGACGTGGCTTCTTCCTTGCCAATCAGAAAGAAGAACCGAGTGGTACGATACAAGCATGCCTACTTGTTGCGGAAGATTTAGTAGAAAGGGTTCCCAAGTCTACACCTCCACTGACTCCTTTTCTCATAAGTTAAAGGCAGAGTCTACCGGTACTAAGGATGAATTTGCCATCTCACCTAGACAAGGTGAGATCTGGGCATTATATCGGAACTGGACTCCTCAAATTAAATGTTCGGACTTGGAGAACTGGTACTATGACATAGTGCTGGTTATGAAGGAAATCAATGGGTGCATAGAGGTTTTAATGTTAGAACGTGTGGATGGCTTCAATTCTGTTTTTAGGGTTCAAGCAAAAGGAGGATCTAATGTTGCAGCCGAAATCTCTTGGGTGGATCAGCTAAGGTTTTCGCATCAAATTCCATTTTTCGAGCTAACCGAAGAGAGAAATGGCAGCCTAAGAGGTTGCTGGGAACTTGATCCTGCAGCATTGCCGGtacattatttttcttaa